DNA from Onthophagus taurus isolate NC chromosome 2, IU_Otau_3.0, whole genome shotgun sequence:
CTGCGAAAATGGATGTTAAGTGCCTCGTCGATATGCCAGAATGGAGAGACAGGTAAAATCTGCACTCTCGTCCCTCATGGCTGATGTTAAAAGCGGCTCTACTAATTTAATGACTACGCGAACTTTGTTGCCGAGGTGCATCTGGCGAACCTCCAGGAGCTGTTCGTTCACCGGTAATAATATGATTTCCAGGTTGTACCTATAGAGGGCTTGGAAGTATATTAAGGTTCTAGGTAATCGATTTTAGGGAAAACACGAAACCTTTCatctttataattatataagtGATAACGCAGGTTTTCGTTAAGTGCACAgcaaaatttttgttgtggTCATATTGGAACGAAACCACTTAAAATGAACTGATGCAATAagtttttcagaaaaaatGAACAGTAAAATAGCGAGGGTTACAGCAGGCTgctcttaaaaatttatcggcatgaaaaattcaattataattaaGGAGTTGATTTACGGGGTCGGTGGCGGGTCTTGCATTACCGCCCAAATTGGGATAAGTTTCGACGGCGAGACTTCTTTATAACAGCCGGGGCATATGGCACCTAGAAGGCGGGTAATAAAGCCCTCCTTATTTGTGACTGCGCTCGAACACCTGAGACGTTCCTGCCATTAAAACTCTCACGGTCTGGTTACGGACCGGCATCTCGCGAAATTGCGCGACGAATGGACTTTTTGAAACTGTCCCAGAAGGGTGGGATTTCCGGGgctttattgaaataaatgacactaaaccaaaaaatgttttccatATTGCGAATTAATCTCACGCAAAGTTTTAATGATTCATTgatgttaattatttatgtagTGAATTGGCAGTAATTATAAGGGTCTTCTTCATTGAAGCGAGCttacaaattgaaataatCCCTTTAATTACGATGCCGTCGACCGCCAACCATTATGCGGCGCTAATGGACGGAATTTCATAACTAATTAACGCTCCTGGCCGGGAATTACGTGTGTCGGTCGACTTCCCGACGGTTCGGAGCACTTCCGGTCACGGTCGCGCATTTCCGAAATACACAAAACGGCTGGGATTAAATAAACGTTTCCAATTAGTCCCGGTCCTCCTGTGGGGCGTCCTCTTAGAAACTGCTCCGGCAATTAGAGATTTTGCTCCACCGAAGCGTTAATTAACTCCGAGCGGAAAGAAGTCGCTGCACCGACCGAAAAAACCACTAATCCCGGCCCTGTTCGGTCGTTTCACTGATAAACTGGTACGGTGGCGGCCTTCGGTGAAGGCGCCGGGTTCGAGGGTCGTCGCAGTTCTAGTCTAAAGGGCTCCACAGGGAGAGAACATCACGAGCAGAAATGTCCCAACTCAAATCTACACGTCTGTCGTCGCGTTGTTAACTGTGAGTGCTTGCCGTACGTGCGAGCTATCGTAAGATTAACCGAAGCCGGAACTGGAGTCGTTTTGTCACTAAACTCGGTAGTTTGGTTATAACTGCGCTGCTTGCTGAATATGCGACTTGTCATCTATGTAGGTTGCATCTAAATGTATACTATTTGCGCATTCTGACTCTTAACCGGACAATATCTTTGGTACTGAAACTAAACAAATAATTCCCTGGAGTAAGTCCAGATTAcgtaataactttttttgtaattcgcgacggtaatgaaagctattacagtactcaaacgggtgctgtaatgagactctttacagcatccgatgttgtaatgagattttagtaacattttatgaaaccagttcaagttggtgacattgatgtacatgaaacattttttcaggtgaatacattttgtgttttgacaatttctaattgtcaattcaaatttctatgttcaagtgtttttttttttttgcgcagAGGAGGGGAAAATGCGTTTATGCACCCCGGCCTACTGTTGGCGCCTAAGGATGTCCGTAAGGTCACTTTAATTCGGCCGGGAGTGCATACCTAGTAAAACCCCCCCTCTCCTCTCCGGTACCACCCGTCAGGGTATTTCTTCGGAGGAACTTCAGGCGGTGGATAGTGGCTCGCTCTGTCTTCTTCCCTTACAAAGGTACGCTGTTGCGATCGTCTCCGGTTATaagaatgagaaaaaaaaattttccgaTTACTTTTAGAATACTATTTGTTTAGTTATAACTCACCGCGGTGGGAGGGGGGTTCTTCGGCCCCAAGGGAGCGCCCCCCTCCATCTTCTTCTCTTCCGGGTGTACGCTGTTGGCGATTGACTTCTACCGTATCAGTCGACTCCAGTGGtaagtatgaaaatataaatttccgGGTTACTTTTACGATactatttgtttaattataactCACCGCGATGGGAGGGGGGTTCTTCGGCACCAAGGGAGCGCCCCCCTCCGTCTTCTTCTCTTCCAGGTGTGCGCTGTTGGCGGATGGCTTCGGCCGTATCGGTCATCTCCGTTGATAAGAatgagattaaaaattttccggGTTACTTCTAGAATACTATTTGTTTAGTTATAACTCACCCCGCTGGGAGGGGGGTTCTTCTGCCCCAAGGGAGCGCCCCCCTCCATCTTCTTCTCTTCCGGGTGTACGCTGTTGGCGATTGGCTTCTACCGTATCAGTCGACTCCAGTAGtaagtatgaaaatataaatttccgGGTTACTTTTACGATactatttgtttaattataactCACCGCGATGGGAGGGGGGTTCTTCGGCACCAAGGGAGCGCCCCCCTCCGTCTTCTTCTCTTCCAGGTGTGCGCTGTTGGCGGATGGCTTCGGCCGTATCGGTCACCTCCGTTGATAAGAatgagattaaaaattttccggGTTACTTCTAGAATACTATTTGTTTAGTTATAACTCACCGCGGTGGGAGGGGGGTTCTTCGGCCCCAAGGGAGCGCCCCCCTCCATCTTCTTCTCTTCCGGGTGTACGCTGTTGGCGATTGGCTTCTACCGTATCAGTCGACTCCAGTGGtaagtatgaaaatataaatttccgGGTTACTTTTACGATactatttgtttaattataactCAACGCGATGGGAGGGGGGTTCATCGGCACCAAGGGAGCGCCCCCCTCCGTCTTCTTCTCTTCCAAGTGTGCGCTGTTGGCGGATGGCTTCGTCCGTATCGGTCATCTCCGTTGATAAGAatgagattaaaaattttccggGTTACTTTTACAATACTATTTGTTTACTTATAACTCACCGCGATGAGAGGGGGGTTCTTCGGCCCCAAGGGAGCACCCCCCTCCTTCTTCTTCTCTTTCAGAGTCTAGTGTCGGCGTCCATGTCTTTCTTTTTTCTGGTCAGTACTTCAATGACAAAATTAGTGACCTTATTCCACGTATCCTCGGAAGCAAGCATTTGGACGACTATGGACTCGGGGTCGATGGGTCCTATATCCATCGCCAGGCGGTTTCTAACTTTGGCCCATCTTTTACAATGAAAGAAAGTGTGTTCGGCATCATCAGTTTCGCCGTCTAAATAACGATACGCCGCGCTGTCAACCTTCCCCATGATGTGTAGGTATCTGTTGTAATACCCATGGCCGGTGAGGAATTGGGTAAGGTAAAAATTAACCTCGCCGTGCTTTGTTctagtgttacggtgttaccaactgctacatacgtgctttcgttttttaatatattattatgcTTCAATTAATACTTCAAGCCTATTCATTTTGTGTCTTTTAACATTATATCAATCTGAAACTGGCTGTCATATTATGGCGCCTCGGCCGCATTAAGCTGAGCTCGCTTGCGGCCAAGGCTCAGTGATTAAGATTACATCGCCCTGAATCTGATCATCATATTGTGGCGCCTCGGCTTTATCAAGTAAAGTGTAGTTCTCATTAATCAGTGTTGAATTGATCTTACCACATCCAGGTGAAACCGAATGCATTATATCAACCAGGCGCAAATAAATCCTGGCGTAACCATTAggattaaagtaaatttagaTTCCGTTTTATTGTAGGCATCGAAATAAATCTACTACTAAAAAGGATGTGTTTTGAAGTATTTTAAACTTGCCTAAATCCTTTCTGTCTCATTAATCACATTAACTTGATGCGCCGTTCATTTCGTGACTAGTCAATCGTCCGTGGATAGCACTGATATTTTTGCTAGTGGACCGTTAAATTACGCAAAGGGGAGTTCGGATCTGGTAATTGAACTGGTTTAATTAAgcgttttattaaattgttccGGAAGCGGAGGCGCCTGGACCGAACCGAGAAATCCGATCCGTCAGATGGACGAAACGTATCGACGCGTGTTTTTCCGTCTCTCTAAATAACCTAGATCGGAAAACATTCGTTTCGATTTAATTACATAtcgtattatattaattttgttccGCTGAGTacatttataattaacaaagCTGCATAACGAGTAAACGTAGGGTTGGGGCGCTTATTCATTATcggattttaaacaatattcgcttttggaattaaatttcatGTGGTCGTTTAAAGAATAATTTCCATAATACTATTTATAgtgtgtaataaaattatattacaagtataaatgttttacaaaatcatatttttttcttcctttttcaaaaacaacttCGTTTCTTTCTCTGGCTGTTCGCGTACTCGGTGTTCTTTTCGACCAAGAACTCGTACAGGGGATCGAAATACTCGAGAATAGCGGCCCCGGAAAGTTTCTTGGTGCCTGTAATCTTTTCTAAAACCTCGGTCCAGTGGACACTAGCTCCCAAGGATAATCCCCGCCTGCCAAGCCGAAACAAGAGGACCCCAAGAAGAGAAACAAACAAACTTAAATTAATACTAAAGACCGGCTAAATTAACTTTACGCCCAAACCGATTCTGATTAACCTCAATTTCACGGATCTCACCTCAGCAATTCTCCGGCTTTCTTGGATTGATAAATATCGCATTTATGGAGGGGTTTCAAAACATTTCCCGGGACATATTCATCGGCGGCAACGCACAGTGCCTTGTGAAGTTGAAACTCCAAGATTCGCGCAAAAAAGTAAGAGATGTACTGAGAATCCGCAACAATGTGGTATTTAGCTGCCGGATCGAAATCCGTCTCAATTTTCCTATCCACTGGAGGTGATACTTTCTGTATTGTTTCTCTATAATACAAATCTActctaaattatttaaatctaaatattgTTTCATCACAAACCTATACTTCCAATAATGTGAATTCCAATATTCCGGATCTACGGTTCCTTCAAAAACATCCCATCTCCATTTATCCAATAAATATCCGTATGGAAGGAAAGCTACTCTTTCTAAAGCCAAATACATTAAATCGTTTAATTCTGTTTTGGTATCATTATGTAGTTTATCTAAGAGGCCGATGCGATGTAAATGTTTTGATGTGGTTACAGAAAGAGCGATTGTATCACCTATTGCTTCATGGAAACCTAATTTGAAATATcaatttatacagggtgattcattagctctatgacaaactttggcagatgaaaggtgatgtgattctaaggaaaaaatgttatatgaatatgggtccgattcattttggttaaagagttacaagcctttgaaaattttacacagtttaataggcaaatgaaaatgtaacataaaaaataagtttaaaaattacaaaaattgttcgaaatgtccgccttcaACTTGAAAGCACGCttcacatcgacgaagtaaagatttgcaacaataattatgaaacacaaatacagagttggctgtgataacaaaactgagttctttatgtcaaacatttcaatttactctattctgtgtgtttcaaagtttataattgtcagagttttgatcgaaaacgaaaatgcatGTATTTACGACTGAAGAATatgcagatattatttttgtatacgggctTTGTAACGGAAACGCTCGGCAAGCAGCAAGAGAATACCTTCGTAGGTTTCCAAATAGACATCAACCTGCCCATACAGTGTTTAGTGCATCATTTCGCAGACTGAGAGAAACAGGTAACCCCGCTCCACTACATTCCGTTCGTCCCCATGATGTGAATGTACAAAATGACGaacgtgttattgatttagtactTGACGACCCTTCAATTAGTACTCGGCGTATAGCCAGCATGTTACaaatatcccaaagttttGTATGGCGTGTATTGAATCGAGAAATGTTACATCCGTTTCATCGCCAAAATGTTCAAGCATTACATCCTGGAGATACTGAGCAACGCTTAGCATTTTGCCACTGGATTATTCagcaacatgctcaaaataataacttcatttcccaAGTTCTGTGGTCTGATGAAGCGTGTTTCACTAGGGacggcataaataattatcataacgaacatgtgtggtccttgcaaaatccacatgcaattagaccaggaagatttcagcaacggtttagtgtaaacgtttggggtggcatttttaacaattctttgctacctgtatgggtgataaatgaacgcttaaatgcaaatatgtacagaaatttcttgggacataaccttctcgattttatcgacgacGTACCACTTAACatcgttcaaaatatgtggtatcaGCACGATGGTGCACCACCACATCGAGGAAGAGAAGTCATCGCTTGGTTACATgaacatttttcaaacaaatggATTGGCAATGGAGGCCCAGTAGTCTGGCCACCACGATCCCCAGATCTAAATctgttggattattatttctggggacacatgaagcagcttgtgtaccatgtagaaattactaCCCGTCAGCAACTACTGgacagaattcaagatgcagctaATAGCATACGGAATGATCCAAATATCATACGTCCTGTGATagaatctttacttcgtcgagGTGCGGCGTGCATTCAAGCTAaaggcggacatttcgaacaatttttgtaatttttaaacttattttttatgttacattttcatttgcctattaaactgtgtaaaattttcaaaggcttgtaactctttaaccaaaatgaatcggacccatattcatataacattttttccttagaatcgcatcacctttcatctgccaaagtttgtcatagagctaatgaatcaccctgtattaaTAGTATGTCCATAAAGTCATGGTGTACTTTTCTCTGACTCCTTAGGTAGCTTTCCCGTATAACCCCTATAGACTCATagacatatttatttcaaaaaatcataaaacaaaactccctgttaatgttaccaactttacaacaatttgacatgtattatagaaaaaaaaaactatatgtGTGGTCAAATTGCACCATTACTTTacggacatactgtatattaaattaaaatggacggctaaactcgaaactttctaattctaagtctagtgctagttctacttttaattcatGTAACCTCGGCTATAAAAGCTTAATTTCGCAATATTTGAATGCAGAATATTTTACCTGGATTAGCACCACTTCTAAAAGCATAAGGTTGATGTTTATATAACTGATAATATTCTATATGACCCATTTCGTGATGAATTGTCataaagttttcaaaattaacttcCGCGCACATTTTGATTCTAAAATCCTTTCCATTACAAAAATCCCACGCCGAAGCATGACATAAAACGTTTCTTCCATCACGCGGTTTTTCAATCATCGCACCTTCACTTTTATTGAAACTCATCGAATTCGATTCTAAACCGAgcgatttataaaaattatcggCGGTTTGGAACATTTTTATCACGGTATAATGTTTTTCCAAAAGTAGTTTGGtaacgtttaatttttcttctttgggATATGGAATGACGTAAGGGGCGATATTGACCCAATCTTGTGCCCACATATTCCCCAAAAGATGAGCGGGGATTAAAGTGTCGCTTTCGTCCATAAATTCGGCGTATTTCGTTTTGAATTCGTTGAGGACGTATTCTTGGAGTTCGTTGTATAACGGACGAACTTCTTTCCAAAGCGATTCCATGGTTTCAACAAAGTTTTCGTCTTCAAAATCGGACCTCCACATAGCGCCTTTATcttgaaaatcattatttttcgCCGCTTTATTAGATAATTGAACGTAATCGTAAaacattgattttaattttgaaccgGTAGCGTTTCTCCACGCTACCCAATAATACTTTAATACTTTGTAGTCGCGAGTTTTTgccattatatttattaaatcggGTTCTAATGGAATTGGAATCCGTTTACCTCCATTGAAATTCCATTTTTCGTACGATTTTACTTTAGCGGTGCTGTAAATTTTAGTCATGTTTGAGATGATCCCAGTCAATGTTCTCAAGTCGTTTTCGTTTAAAGCGGAATTTCCGAGGACGGCTAATTTAGTGACTTGCCTAGCCAACGAGCAATCCTTGCA
Protein-coding regions in this window:
- the LOC111417926 gene encoding angiotensin-converting enzyme-like isoform X3, with amino-acid sequence MRIPLFILVVTLITINVKSSDVHSKNATKKIKKPLTERELSQFLSNEFEKKESESCFKQASAEWDHLTDIDHIQKEQIAVDATIEGAKLDKKYWSRYFHRADPAKCKDCSLARQVTKLAVLGNSALNENDLRTLTGIISNMTKIYSTAKVKSYEKWNFNGGKRIPIPLEPDLINIMAKTRDYKVLKYYWVAWRNATGSKLKSMFYDYVQLSNKAAKNNDFQDKGAMWRSDFEDENFVETMESLWKEVRPLYNELQEYVLNEFKTKYAEFMDESDTLIPAHLLGNMWAQDWVNIAPYVIPYPKEEKLNVTKLLLEKHYTVIKMFQTADNFYKSLGLESNSMSFNKSEGAMIEKPRDGRNVLCHASAWDFCNGKDFRIKMCAEVNFENFMTIHHEMGHIEYYQLYKHQPYAFRSGANPGFHEAIGDTIALSVTTSKHLHRIGLLDKLHNDTKTELNDLMYLALERVAFLPYGYLLDKWRWDVFEGTVDPEYWNSHYWKYRFVL
- the LOC111417926 gene encoding angiotensin-converting enzyme-like isoform X1, with product MRIPLFILVVTLITINVKSSDVHSKNATKKIKKPLTERELSQFLSNEFEKKESESCFKQASAEWDHLTDIDHIQKEQIAVDATIEGAKLDKKYWSRYFHRADPAKCKDCSLARQVTKLAVLGNSALNENDLRTLTGIISNMTKIYSTAKVKSYEKWNFNGGKRIPIPLEPDLINIMAKTRDYKVLKYYWVAWRNATGSKLKSMFYDYVQLSNKAAKNNDFQDKGAMWRSDFEDENFVETMESLWKEVRPLYNELQEYVLNEFKTKYAEFMDESDTLIPAHLLGNMWAQDWVNIAPYVIPYPKEEKLNVTKLLLEKHYTVIKMFQTADNFYKSLGLESNSMSFNKSEGAMIEKPRDGRNVLCHASAWDFCNGKDFRIKMCAEVNFENFMTIHHEMGHIEYYQLYKHQPYAFRSGANPGFHEAIGDTIALSVTTSKHLHRIGLLDKLHNDTKTELNDLMYLALERVAFLPYGYLLDKWRWDVFEGTVDPEYWNSHYWKYRETIQKVSPPVDRKIETDFDPAAKYHIVADSQYISYFFARILEFQLHKALCVAADEYVPGNVLKPLHKCDIYQSKKAGELLRRGLSLGASVHWTEVLEKITGTKKLSGAAILEYFDPLYEFLVEKNTEYANSQRKKRSCF
- the LOC111417926 gene encoding angiotensin-converting enzyme-like isoform X2 translates to MRIPLFILVVTLITINVKSSDVHSKNATKKIKKPLTERELSQFLSNEFEKKESESCFKQASAEWDHLTDIDHIQKEQIAVDATIEGAKLDKKYWSRYFHRADPAKCKDCSLARQVTKLAVLGNSALNENDLRTLTGIISNMTKIYSTAKVKSYEKWNFNGGKRIPIPLEPDLINIMAKTRDYKVLKYYWVAWRNATGSKLKSMFYDYVQLSNKAAKNNDFQDKGAMWRSDFEDENFVETMESLWKEVRPLYNELQEYVLNEFKTKYAEFMDESDTLIPAHLLGNMWAQDWVNIAPYVIPYPKEEKLNVTKLLLEKHYTVIKMFQTADNFYKSLGLESNSMSFNKSEGAMIEKPRDGRNVLCHASAWDFCNGKDFRIKMCAEVNFENFMTIHHEMGHIEYYQLYKHQPYAFRSGANPERVAFLPYGYLLDKWRWDVFEGTVDPEYWNSHYWKYRETIQKVSPPVDRKIETDFDPAAKYHIVADSQYISYFFARILEFQLHKALCVAADEYVPGNVLKPLHKCDIYQSKKAGELLRRGLSLGASVHWTEVLEKITGTKKLSGAAILEYFDPLYEFLVEKNTEYANSQRKKRSCF